The Paenibacillus sp. JNUCC32 sequence GAGCCGTCGCCGCAGACGTTTTTCGAAGCGCTGGTCGCGGATCTCATTCTCGAGGGCATCTTCTTCTACAGCACGTTCGCGTTCTTCTACAACCTGGCGCGCGATCAGAAGATGATGGGAACGTCGCAGATGATATCGTATATTCAACGCGACGAGAACCAGCATTGTTATTTCTTCGCGGAAGTATTCAAGCAGCTTCTCGTAGACTTCCCGGAACTCGATACGCAGGCCAATCGCGATTACGTTTACGCAACGATCGACCGTGCCGTCGAACTCGAGACGAATTGGGCGCGCTATACGCTCGCTAACGTCCGCGGCATTGATCTCGGCGAGCTGTCCGATTATATCCGGTACATTGCGAACAGACGCCTGCGCATGATGGGACTGCCGAATCTATACGAAGGCGTCGACGTTAACTGTATGCCGTGGATTAAACCGTTCTCGGACGATGCGCTCAACGCAACGAAAACGGACTTTTTCGAAGGGAAGTCGCGCAATTACGGCAAAGTGGGCGGCGACAACGGATTCGACGATTTATAAACGAGGGAGGCGGATAATTTTCCGTCTCCTTTTTTGCGTTTAGGTGTACGGTTTCTAGTTGACGTACGTCTAGGTATATGTAAGGCGCAAAAATAATTACCGCAAACTGTGCGGAAAGCGCCTGAGAGGGAACATATACAGGGAAGGCGCCAATACGCCGCGCCGGAACCAATCTAACGAAGGAGGAACGCACGCTATGCCACTACCGAAAGACTCGCTATTCTTCGGATTCGCCGCCAAGCTAACGGACGAGCAGCGCGCCTATGTTAACTCGATATTCGACCGTCAGCTCACGATTGTTAACGCGCCATCAGGTACCGGAAAGACTACGCTCGCTGTCGCCGTTGCGAAACTGCTCGGAAAGCCGCTAGTCTACGTATTCAGTCCGGTCGAAGAAGGGCGTATGGGATTCCGCCCAGGCACGCAGCGCGAAAAGGAAGCCGCGTATATCACTCCGCTAACCGATGCGCTGTATGAGATCGGCGAGAATCCGTCGAAATCGATATTCGATCCGGAGAATATGGAGGCGCAGAAGCGCGGTGACGTGTGGGTGTATCCGATGTCGCACGTATTCGCTCGCGGCATGAACCTGAAAGGGAAAACGGTAATCATCGATGAGGCGCAGAACTTAACACGCGGCGAGCTTAAAAAGGTGCTTACGCGGATTCACACGGACTGCCACGTCATCATTATCGGACATGACGGTCAGTGTGATCTCAAGGACGCCGGTAAATCCGGATTTGTCCCGTACATCGAACATTTCCGCAACGAACCGTATGCGGCCGTATGTGAGTTGACGGTGAATTTCCGCGGTAAGCTGGCGCAGCACGCCGATAAATTACGCTGGTAAAGCGAGAGGAGAGG is a genomic window containing:
- a CDS encoding ribonucleotide-diphosphate reductase subunit beta produces the protein MRQQAIFNTNAPNKSTRIIDGECSGILNWNDIRMPHMYKLYKVLLLNHWIADEIPMAKDAQQFARLDPEEQRTFKINIGLLAVLDSMQTMFVGDVKRYFTDSSLEAIAAIIGQQEVVHNQSYSYVLSSIVSDKEQREIFEYWKHDAVLLERNTFISAIYQKFRDEPSPQTFFEALVADLILEGIFFYSTFAFFYNLARDQKMMGTSQMISYIQRDENQHCYFFAEVFKQLLVDFPELDTQANRDYVYATIDRAVELETNWARYTLANVRGIDLGELSDYIRYIANRRLRMMGLPNLYEGVDVNCMPWIKPFSDDALNATKTDFFEGKSRNYGKVGGDNGFDDL
- a CDS encoding PhoH family protein, which gives rise to MPLPKDSLFFGFAAKLTDEQRAYVNSIFDRQLTIVNAPSGTGKTTLAVAVAKLLGKPLVYVFSPVEEGRMGFRPGTQREKEAAYITPLTDALYEIGENPSKSIFDPENMEAQKRGDVWVYPMSHVFARGMNLKGKTVIIDEAQNLTRGELKKVLTRIHTDCHVIIIGHDGQCDLKDAGKSGFVPYIEHFRNEPYAAVCELTVNFRGKLAQHADKLRW